A window of the Listeria swaminathanii genome harbors these coding sequences:
- a CDS encoding LysR family transcriptional regulator — MNLRQLYYFKKLAEREHYTIAAAELSITQPSLSHSIAELERELGVYLFEKQGRNIRLTKYGRFYLTYVEKSLAELEKGEKLLHELTSPSHGNIDLGFIYTMGAHTVPELVQNFTKVESHKDITFSFFQGATKSIIPDLKNEKFDLAICSYVENEPDIEFLPLTKQELVVVVSENHPLAKYDSIDLKDTADYSYIFFSDTSGLRPLIDSLFAEINIQPKIGCYVEEDTAMVGLVSVDYGISIMPKISSLSHYNVKVLSINEPKHDRFIYLASLKNHYISPASKAFKDFALRYGEKHFL; from the coding sequence ATGAACTTGCGTCAACTATACTATTTTAAAAAATTAGCCGAGCGAGAGCATTACACGATTGCAGCCGCCGAACTCTCCATTACCCAGCCTAGCCTAAGCCACTCTATCGCAGAACTTGAGCGCGAACTTGGCGTCTATTTATTCGAAAAACAAGGCCGCAACATCCGTTTAACAAAATACGGTCGCTTCTATTTAACCTATGTAGAAAAATCACTTGCCGAACTAGAAAAAGGCGAAAAACTGTTACATGAATTAACTAGTCCTTCTCATGGAAATATTGATTTAGGCTTTATTTACACAATGGGCGCGCACACGGTTCCCGAACTCGTCCAAAATTTCACCAAAGTCGAAAGCCATAAAGACATCACATTTTCCTTTTTTCAAGGAGCGACAAAATCGATTATTCCCGACTTAAAAAATGAAAAATTCGACCTAGCGATTTGCTCCTACGTCGAAAATGAACCCGATATTGAATTTTTACCATTAACCAAACAAGAGTTAGTCGTTGTTGTTTCTGAAAACCATCCACTTGCTAAATATGATTCGATTGATTTAAAAGACACTGCCGATTATTCGTACATTTTCTTTTCTGACACGAGTGGCCTTAGACCGCTCATTGATTCGCTTTTTGCTGAAATAAATATCCAACCAAAAATCGGCTGTTATGTCGAGGAAGATACCGCGATGGTTGGCCTTGTGAGCGTGGATTACGGCATTTCGATTATGCCCAAAATCTCGTCATTATCACATTATAACGTCAAAGTATTGTCCATCAATGAACCAAAACATGACCGTTTCATCTATCTAGCCAGCTTAAAAAACCACTATATTTCGCCAGCATCCAAGGCTTTTAAAGACTTCGCATTACGCTATGGCGAAAAACATTTCCTATAA
- a CDS encoding shikimate dehydrogenase, whose amino-acid sequence MTSKITERITGHTELIGLIATPIRHSLSPTMHNEAFAKLGLDYVYLAFEVGDKELKDVVQGFRAMNLRGWNVSMPNKTNIHKYLDKLSPAAELVGAVNTVVNDDGVLTGHITDGTGYMRALKEAGHDIVGKKMTICGAGGAATAICIQAALDGVKEISIFNRKDDFYANAEKTVEKINSKTDCTARLFDIEEHDQLRKEIAESVIFTNATGVGMKPFEGETLLPSADMLRPELIVSDVVYKPTKTRLLEIAEEQGCQTLNGLGMMLWQGAKAFEIWTHKEMPVDYIKEILF is encoded by the coding sequence ATGACAAGTAAAATCACGGAAAGAATTACAGGACACACAGAATTAATCGGTTTAATCGCCACTCCAATCAGACACAGTTTATCACCAACCATGCATAACGAAGCTTTTGCAAAATTGGGACTTGATTATGTATACCTTGCTTTTGAAGTTGGGGACAAAGAACTGAAAGACGTTGTACAAGGATTCCGCGCAATGAACTTACGTGGCTGGAACGTTTCCATGCCAAACAAAACAAACATTCATAAATACTTAGATAAACTTTCTCCAGCAGCTGAACTTGTTGGTGCGGTCAATACAGTTGTTAATGATGACGGCGTGTTAACTGGGCACATTACAGACGGAACTGGTTACATGCGAGCTTTAAAAGAAGCTGGACATGACATTGTCGGCAAAAAAATGACGATTTGTGGCGCTGGTGGTGCGGCAACAGCTATCTGCATCCAAGCTGCTCTTGATGGCGTGAAAGAAATCTCGATTTTTAACAGAAAAGACGATTTTTACGCGAATGCAGAAAAAACAGTTGAGAAAATCAACTCGAAAACAGATTGTACAGCACGATTATTTGATATCGAAGAACACGATCAATTGCGTAAAGAAATCGCTGAAAGTGTTATTTTCACGAATGCGACTGGCGTTGGAATGAAACCTTTCGAAGGCGAAACACTTTTACCAAGTGCAGATATGCTTCGTCCAGAATTAATCGTTTCGGATGTTGTCTACAAACCAACCAAAACAAGATTGCTTGAAATCGCCGAAGAACAAGGCTGTCAAACACTTAACGGCTTAGGAATGATGCTTTGGCAAGGTGCGAAAGCTTTCGAAATTTGGACACACAAAGAAATGCCAGTAGATTACATTAAAGAAATCCTATTTTAA
- a CDS encoding NAD(P)/FAD-dependent oxidoreductase yields the protein MTDYPSIFEPLTVKRMTIKNRVIMPPMGTNLAGLNGEFLEEHMNYYEQRAKGGTGLITIENACVDFPYGTNGTTQLRIDNDQYIPGFYKLTERLHKHGTCVSIQINHAGASAYPARLNGLQPVSASDIPSKKGGTVPRPLTVEEIYEIVNKYGDAARRAQQAGFDAVEIHGGHSYLLCQFLSPLYNKRTDEFGGTPENRARIVKLILEKVRAEVGPFFPIVLRFSADEFTEGGNHLEDILELLDYCQEEADILNVSAAINDNLYLQIDQMNLEDGWRSYLAKAVKDKFNKPTITSGNIRSPKAAEKILSEGYADLLAMGRGLIAEPNWVNKVATGQEDMLRKCISCNIGCADHRISKSKPIRCTVNPDIIHEDKYKETKVTRPTNVVVIGGGTAGLEAACTAAEVGCNTTLIEASEQTGGLARAIANLPDKSRIADFPNYLANRAEKLTNLKVITGTKADTALIDTFNPDVVVNATGSKPLLPPIKGLLDVIDKEGSKVHSIFGLISNIDDFTEFSNKKVAVIGGGAVGLDVVEYFSERGSDVTIVEMMPILGKDLDMITRLSMMDIIEKNHVDVQTETALTEVAADHFKVKHDGVDAEIPFDYGFVCLGMRPERPLMEELAAYGKEKQIEIVNIGDSAATRKILEGVREGRNILTTLEKIGSL from the coding sequence ATGACAGATTATCCGAGTATTTTTGAACCACTAACTGTAAAACGAATGACGATTAAAAACCGTGTGATTATGCCACCAATGGGGACGAACCTAGCTGGATTAAATGGCGAATTTTTAGAAGAACATATGAATTACTACGAACAACGCGCAAAAGGTGGCACAGGTCTGATTACTATTGAAAACGCTTGTGTAGATTTTCCTTATGGTACAAACGGAACGACCCAACTTCGAATTGACAATGACCAGTATATTCCTGGATTTTACAAATTAACAGAACGTCTTCATAAACACGGAACTTGTGTATCTATCCAAATCAACCACGCCGGGGCATCTGCTTATCCAGCACGTTTGAATGGACTTCAACCAGTTTCCGCGTCAGATATTCCATCTAAAAAAGGTGGCACTGTACCGCGTCCACTTACTGTCGAAGAAATTTATGAAATCGTCAATAAATACGGCGATGCAGCGAGACGCGCCCAACAAGCTGGCTTTGATGCAGTCGAAATTCACGGCGGACACTCATACTTGCTATGCCAATTCTTATCGCCACTTTACAACAAACGGACAGACGAATTTGGTGGAACGCCTGAAAATCGCGCCCGTATCGTCAAACTGATTTTGGAAAAAGTGCGCGCAGAAGTTGGTCCATTTTTCCCAATCGTGCTGCGTTTTAGTGCAGATGAATTTACAGAAGGCGGCAACCACTTAGAAGATATTTTGGAACTGTTAGATTATTGCCAAGAAGAAGCGGATATTTTGAATGTATCAGCGGCAATTAACGATAATTTATACTTGCAAATTGACCAAATGAACTTGGAAGATGGCTGGAGAAGCTACCTTGCAAAAGCGGTGAAGGATAAATTTAACAAACCAACGATTACTTCGGGGAATATCCGTAGTCCAAAAGCAGCAGAGAAAATTTTGTCAGAAGGATACGCTGATTTACTTGCGATGGGACGCGGCTTAATTGCTGAGCCTAACTGGGTGAACAAAGTGGCAACTGGTCAAGAAGACATGCTTCGAAAATGTATTTCTTGTAATATCGGTTGCGCGGATCACCGGATTTCGAAGTCGAAACCGATTCGCTGTACTGTAAATCCAGATATTATTCATGAAGATAAATACAAAGAAACAAAAGTAACTCGTCCGACCAATGTTGTCGTAATTGGCGGCGGAACTGCAGGACTTGAAGCAGCTTGTACGGCGGCCGAAGTTGGCTGTAATACAACGCTAATTGAAGCAAGTGAACAAACTGGTGGCTTGGCGCGAGCAATTGCCAACCTTCCAGATAAAAGTAGAATTGCCGATTTCCCTAATTATTTAGCGAACCGAGCAGAAAAATTAACCAATTTGAAAGTTATTACAGGCACTAAAGCTGATACTGCGCTTATTGATACATTTAATCCTGATGTGGTAGTAAATGCCACAGGATCCAAACCATTACTTCCACCAATTAAAGGTTTGCTTGACGTGATTGACAAAGAAGGCAGTAAAGTTCATTCGATTTTCGGACTTATTTCGAATATCGATGACTTTACCGAATTTAGTAACAAAAAAGTAGCAGTTATCGGCGGTGGTGCAGTTGGACTTGATGTTGTCGAGTACTTCTCAGAACGTGGCTCGGATGTTACAATTGTAGAAATGATGCCAATCCTTGGTAAAGACTTGGATATGATTACGCGACTTTCGATGATGGATATTATCGAGAAAAACCACGTCGATGTGCAAACAGAAACCGCATTAACCGAAGTTGCAGCCGATCATTTCAAAGTGAAACATGACGGAGTAGACGCCGAGATTCCATTTGATTACGGCTTTGTCTGCCTAGGAATGCGACCAGAACGCCCACTTATGGAAGAACTTGCGGCTTACGGCAAAGAAAAACAAATTGAAATCGTAAATATTGGCGATAGCGCAGCGACAAGAAAAATCTTGGAAGGCGTTCGCGAAGGAAGAAATATTTTAACGACATTAGAAAAAATTGGCTCTTTGTAA